In a genomic window of Primulina huaijiensis isolate GDHJ02 chromosome 10, ASM1229523v2, whole genome shotgun sequence:
- the LOC140986400 gene encoding clavaminate synthase-like protein At3g21360, with protein sequence MIAVDCPILPARKKSLESTGRNQEIVGETLLNSIKMLANSVFFKEIKISQQKTYGGVVFPAALIPTAPDSHDPSALTAAIKDQKPWLNSLLHRHGAVLFRGFDSLSKASDFNDFVEAFGYEELPYVGGAAPRTNIVGRVFTANESPPDQKIPFHHEMAQVPEYPSKLFFFCEIEPANGGETPIVLSHVVYDKMKEKYPDFVEKLEKHGVIYTRILGENDDPSSPIGRGWKSTFLTEDKNVAEERAAKLNMKLQWTEDGVKSIMGPIPAVKYDETRDRKIWFNSMVAAYTGWEDARNDPKKAVVFGDGTPLPGHIIYDCLHILEEESIAIPWQKGDILLIDNLAVLHSRRPFLPPRRILASLCR encoded by the exons ATGATTGCTGTTGATTGCCCAATCCTCCCAGCGCGTAAAAAATCCCTCGAATCCACAGggagaaatcaagaaattgtaGGTGAAACTCTGCTTAATTCCATAAAAATGCTAGCAAATtcagttttcttcaaagaaatcAAGATTTCCCAGCAGAAAACCTACGGCGGAGTTGTCTTTCCCGCCGCGTTGATCCCCACGGCACCGGATTCCCATGATCCATCGGCTTTAACGGCGGCCATCAAAGACCAGAAGCCGTGGCTTAACTCCCTTCTGCACAGACACGGGGCTGTTCTGTTTAGGGGGTTCGATTCCCTATCGAAGGCTTCGGACTTCAACGACTTTGTTGAGGCGTTTGGGTACGAGGAGCTTCCTTATGTGGGCGGCGCTGCTCCGAGGACTAACATCGTTGGTCGAGTTTTCACAGCGAACGAGTCTCCGCCCGATCAGAAAATCCCTTTTCATCATGAAATGGCTCAG GTTCCTGAGTACCCGTCCAAGTTGTTTTTCTTTTGTGAGATAGAACCTGCGAATGGGGGAGAAACTCCTATTGTTCTCAGTCATGTTGTATACGATAAGATGAAAGAAAAGTACCCAGATTTCGTTGAAAAACTAGAGAAGCACGGAGTAATTTATACCAGAATCTTGGGAGAAAACGACGATCCCTCATCCCCAATCGGCCGTGGTTGGAAATCTACATTCTTGACTGAAGATAAGAACGTGGCCGAGGAAAG GGCTGCTAAGCTGAACATGAAGCTGCAATGGACAGAGGATGGAGTCAAATCAATAATGGGACCAATCCCGGCTGTTAAATATGATGAAACGAGGGACCGTAAGATTTGGTTCAACAGTATGGTGGCTGCTTATACTGGTTGGGAAGATGCACGAAATGATCCCAAGAAGGCAGTTGTTTTTGGTGATGGAACGCCTTTGCCCGGTCATATCATTTACGACTGTTTACATATCCTGGAAGAAGAAAGCATTGCGATCCCATGGCAGAAAGGCGACATACTACTGATAGATAATCTGGCTGTTCTTCACTCTAGAAGACCTTTCCTCCCTCCCCGCCGGATATTAGCTTCACTTTGCAGGTGA